In Lysinibacillus sp. FSL M8-0337, the following proteins share a genomic window:
- a CDS encoding methyl-accepting chemotaxis protein: protein MTKLSLRKKLIFSFLAMLLIPTLLIGIISYQSAEKQISKEQQASTTESIRMLNTNITSTIKPKIEDIQYFTKKLNQSYLQESKVPELKSLFKEYVNMHPEIELVYFGTSEGKILDEPAQQYQNDFDPRTRPWYTQAVNNKGQVAITAPYISQGTGDMVITITQALPDNSGVIGLDLNISTLSAITNDIRIGKTGFASLLDDNKLYISQRGKESGSEATESYISKIYKQDSGTIIEADRQLQFITNELTGWKLVGTMFSAEATKAAASTFNMNLIIIAVSIVVGVLFMLVMIRSVVNPINRLKHSALKISEGDLTEFIEIHSKDEIGLLSEAFISMKVNLKNLIRNVDRSVQHVQESAQGLSAHAEQNIASSEQVSQAMQQVAISAERQTTGIDQNAISIEEIAQGIVEVADSAMQVTDLSNHAIVQAEEGGQSVQRTVNQMISINESVTQSDRMIKSLYDRTKEIGSILEIISAISDQTNLLALNAAIEAARAGEHGKGFAVVADEVRKLAEQSHQSAEQISSLITGIQQDTAKSVETMIKASSDVHEGLQLSEDTSEKFASITESLRNIAPKMEGISASAQEISAVVEEVTATAIELTDHAKMNAAASEEVAASTEQTLSSMQEMTSAAKALLDMADELQSFVGRFKY from the coding sequence TTGACAAAACTAAGTTTACGGAAAAAGCTCATTTTTTCATTCTTAGCAATGCTTCTCATTCCAACATTATTAATCGGTATCATTTCTTACCAAAGCGCAGAGAAGCAAATTTCTAAGGAACAACAAGCAAGTACAACTGAAAGTATTCGAATGCTTAATACGAATATTACTAGTACCATTAAGCCAAAGATTGAAGACATTCAATATTTTACTAAGAAACTTAATCAATCTTACTTACAAGAAAGTAAAGTGCCCGAGCTTAAATCACTATTTAAAGAGTACGTAAATATGCATCCAGAGATTGAACTTGTCTATTTTGGGACAAGTGAAGGCAAAATTCTCGATGAGCCCGCTCAACAATACCAAAACGACTTTGACCCACGAACAAGACCATGGTATACACAAGCAGTAAACAACAAAGGGCAGGTAGCGATTACAGCACCTTATATTTCACAAGGTACTGGTGACATGGTTATTACAATTACACAAGCATTGCCAGATAATTCTGGAGTCATCGGACTAGATCTCAATATATCTACATTAAGTGCCATTACGAATGATATTCGTATTGGAAAAACAGGCTTTGCCTCACTATTAGATGACAACAAACTCTATATTTCTCAACGTGGAAAAGAAAGTGGTTCCGAAGCTACTGAAAGTTATATCTCTAAAATTTATAAACAGGATAGTGGCACAATTATAGAAGCTGATCGACAGCTCCAATTTATCACAAATGAACTAACGGGTTGGAAGCTAGTCGGCACAATGTTCTCAGCCGAAGCAACAAAGGCGGCCGCTTCAACCTTTAATATGAACTTAATTATTATTGCGGTGTCCATTGTTGTGGGTGTGTTGTTTATGCTGGTCATGATCCGATCTGTCGTAAATCCAATTAATCGACTAAAACATAGTGCTTTAAAAATTAGTGAAGGCGATTTAACGGAGTTTATCGAAATTCACTCTAAGGATGAAATTGGCTTACTTAGTGAAGCATTTATTTCAATGAAGGTGAACTTGAAAAACCTTATTCGCAATGTTGACCGCAGCGTCCAACATGTACAAGAATCCGCACAAGGATTATCTGCCCACGCAGAGCAAAATATTGCTTCTTCTGAGCAGGTTTCACAAGCGATGCAACAAGTAGCGATTAGTGCAGAAAGACAGACAACAGGTATCGACCAAAATGCTATCTCTATTGAAGAAATTGCCCAAGGAATCGTTGAAGTAGCAGATAGCGCAATGCAAGTGACAGACCTTTCTAACCACGCGATTGTGCAAGCCGAAGAAGGTGGTCAATCTGTACAACGTACTGTAAATCAAATGATATCAATTAATGAATCCGTGACACAATCAGACAGAATGATTAAGTCCCTTTATGATCGTACAAAAGAAATTGGTTCAATATTAGAGATTATTAGTGCAATTTCAGACCAAACGAATTTACTAGCATTAAATGCTGCGATTGAGGCTGCTAGAGCAGGCGAGCACGGTAAAGGTTTTGCTGTCGTAGCTGATGAAGTAAGAAAATTAGCCGAGCAATCACATCAATCTGCTGAGCAAATTTCTTCGCTTATTACAGGGATTCAACAAGATACGGCTAAATCGGTGGAAACGATGATCAAAGCTTCTTCTGATGTACATGAAGGTTTACAGCTATCCGAAGATACAAGTGAAAAATTCGCGAGCATTACTGAAAGTTTACGTAATATTGCACCGAAAATGGAAGGTATCTCTGCATCTGCCCAAGAAATATCGGCTGTAGTGGAAGAAGTTACTGCAACGGCAATCGAGCTAACTGATCATGCTAAAATGAATGCAGCAGCCTCTGAAGAAGTTGCCGCTTCAACTGAACAAACATTGTCCTCCATGCAGGAGATGACATCCGCAGCTAAAGCTTTACTCGATATGGCGGACGAATTACAAAGCTTTGTAGGTCGTTTTAAATATTAA
- a CDS encoding VOC family protein, whose amino-acid sequence MAVEVYLIFNGNCREAVTFYEQVFNTNKAEIMTFGDSPSDPSYPLPEEAKNLVMHTRLSILGSTVMFSDTFPGSPFTIGNNVTLAVVTDNEAQLRQAFEKLKEGGKVTMELQETFWSKCYGSLTDKFGIEWQFSHEEKAK is encoded by the coding sequence ATGGCAGTAGAGGTGTACTTAATTTTCAATGGCAATTGTCGAGAGGCTGTAACATTTTATGAGCAAGTTTTTAATACGAACAAGGCAGAAATTATGACATTTGGAGATTCGCCAAGTGATCCAAGCTATCCATTACCGGAAGAAGCAAAAAATCTCGTTATGCACACACGCTTATCCATTTTAGGTAGTACGGTAATGTTTTCGGATACATTCCCAGGTTCACCGTTCACTATTGGTAACAATGTAACATTAGCCGTTGTGACAGATAATGAAGCGCAGTTACGACAAGCGTTTGAAAAACTGAAAGAGGGTGGCAAAGTGACGATGGAACTTCAAGAAACATTTTGGAGTAAATGTTACGGTTCACTTACAGATAAGTTTGGTATCGAGTGGCAGTTTAGCCATGAGGAAAAAGCTAAATAG